From Manduca sexta isolate Smith_Timp_Sample1 unplaced genomic scaffold, JHU_Msex_v1.0 HiC_scaffold_229, whole genome shotgun sequence:
tagtttcaaTTGTTCATGACATAATAAACGAGAACGTAACAAACCGCAGCAGGTATAATGCGAAGCGGAAATAATAATGGCATTTGTTAGAGCGGGCCTGTATGGCGCCGCGGGCTTTGCCCGGCCTCACATCCTAATTAcgccaataataattatacagtaGCCGGCGGCAGCTGGCGGGCGGCGCGGACGGGCCCTGCTCGGCGCGGCTCCGCTCCTCGCGCCTTCTGTTGTCTTGTTCGATAACGTAATGAACGTATAACAAAGTAATTGCACCCCATTTATCgaacacatttatatttaacgCGCAGCTTCCCTCGGCGCTGCACTGTCCGTCCGATGCACAGGGCACGATAACACCACTAAGATCATTGTGCACTTGTATTTGCAGACTAATTAAGATGGCAGCCGAGGCGCGCCCATTAGCTCCGCTCCAGATAATCTTTTCATCGCGTCGCGTCGTGCGATCGCAACTAATGTCTATAgcttataacaattttatcgtGAACGGGGCATTGAGCGAGTAATTATCGCGATTCGTCTCGAAGGCTGCATCTGCGATCGAGCGCCGTTCGAGAGCCGATTTATTTTATCGTATCAATCAATTACGTGGAGTAtaggttattaaaattttaattcatggCATGACCAAAAAGTCGTGTTCAGTTTTTTGGTCAAAGCAATAACGTTTTTTGAAGTGAATAATGGATACGGCGCGGTGCGCCGGCAGGCTCGCGGGCGAGTAACGCGATACGTGCGTTCCGCTGTATAAATAAAGTCGTTGATGTGAAAAATTCAACAGAATTTATCAGTCATGTCGGTGTCGGTTTGGTTTTGCGCGTTTCATTGATTACGGATTCGgcagaatatatattttgtttgctgATCGCATATCATTTCTACGTGGCGAACACGCGCGAATTATGCTGTTTACTGAATTGTATCATTGATTTGACAAATTAACTAATTACACACAACGCTACACCAACACAGttcaagtaaaataagtaataaatatgatgGCAAAAGAGAACATCAGAAATAGATTTGACAGAAGTGCGCGCCGCGTCGCGGGGCGAGGTAGCAGCCGCAgcgtatttatttaatgtaagcGGTGAGGTTGGCAGCCAGTTAGCAGTTAGTTTAGTGAGAACACTGATCAGACGGCAATCAACATGTAAATTTATTCAGAGCGATCTATATAATCGAGCGGTGCAGTGCTATTAACCTCATTGTGGCGACGACGTATACATGTTAAACATCATGTTGCCCTGGTCACTCCGATACCAATCTTATGACTTTTTTACCGGGCTTAATTAAGCGCCCACCATAATAATCACTCTAATAATTTTGTATCTTTATTAATTGAGACATCGTCGACCGTCCACAACCGGCACTTACATAGTGCATTATGTTCATATTGATAGGCAAAAAgttcaacataaaaataaaaccgccgCTTCGTGAGCtcctaataatatttcatttgcgTTTTGTAATGAgagtaaatttagttttaatgagAGTTGCGAGGTACTTTTAAGTACTTTTCAACGAGGCTACCGAAGCGTCGTAACTTtcaaactttatttacaaaactgttGAACCTAATATCTTTCATTAAAACGCTGATGACTCAAACGAACCGGCATTAATACTTCTGAAAGTTTAAATTCAATTGAAACGTCGCGTCGCCAAAAATCACACGGTGCAGCTTTACGTGATACAATTCGTTTTGTCAATCCAAATAGGCATATTAGTGACAACGCGCCGAATTGAAAACACATTGACGAGGGGATCGGCCCGGCTCGATGCTCGAAACTGGGTCGTAATAATAGTGTATTATGTGACAGTTCAAGCATTGAGACAACAGACAATAGCCGGCTGTATGCGGGGTGGATGGCAAATATTAGAGCGGGGACACGGCGACCCTCCTCGGCTTTGTTGATTATAATCTGCGCTCAACCCGAACCATTTATTGTTTGGATCCTCGCCGCTTATTCCATAAACAATTACTCACTACGAATACAAAACTCATAAATAATTACGAAACGGTGTTTAAGCCGGCCTCCATTTAATATTACTTCTAGTTCGAGTTCAAGTTGAAGCGTTTCAACAACTTGGAAACGACACAAAGTTGGCAACGCGGAAATAAAGCAAAAGTACATTGTTACGGCAAAAGTGAAGTCTTCGGAATTGATATCTCGTCTTTAATTATCACGCTCGCAAAGTTTCCCAGTACGGGGGCGAACGGTAAATTGATTCCACAGGCACTTTGGAAATTTTTAGCCCTCGACAGTGATTAATGAAAGGAATTTGGGAGTCTGCCGATGCGCTCGCCCCTCGTGCGAATAATAACAAGAAAAAGCAACGACCCTCGTCTTAAATAAACCCAATACATTGCGCAGTAAATTCACTGCTGTCGTAAAATATTGTGGCTGCGATATTGCGCAGCTGTCGCTCCGCTGATAAAACTCTAAGGTAACAAACTAACCATAATTCGATGTGGTTAAGCGTGATGAGTTCATAAAAGTGGAGAACGGTTTGCATAAACCTTTGGCAATAATCTCGCAGTCACGTCGGCATGATTAATGATGCGTGCCGCGCATTCGTTTAAGGATTGTGAAACATGGGACGCTCGCCCGTCGCCGCTGCGTCGACTCGCCTCAAGTCTCGACCCAGTGCGAACTgcgtgcggcgcggcgtgaGTCGCGACTTGCGACCACACCACGCACACTCGCACCTACTTCATTAAAGCCgtaattcaaacattttatatgtaacagagaAATCACCGACTGATTACATGGAATTAACGATGAAATCGTATCCAATGCATGTGTGAACTTGGCTGCGAACGTAAAGTGCGCTTGTCACGCTGGCATTTTAATACGATTCGTTCGCGTGATTGCTCTCTCATAAGGGAAAACAATAAAACCGGTTCTCAATAGACACTACAAATCGAACCGTGATAGATTTATTGGTCTTTGATTGTAATCGGAGACGCTACACGAAGAGCCGTGCCTTGATCGGGGACTTGTATCTAATTGTGAATGCAACTCTCGTCGTTTTGCACGGATAATTTGGCTTTTGCAATTCTGCGTGGAAGATACACAACCTTATTTGCCACAGAGGCCACAATCGCATTAATTTGTGGAGTGCAGCGAGTATTGTGATGTCTGCGGTGAAGCGAGGAGGGCCGGGCCGGGGCCGCCGGGGTGATTTAATGAACCGAtgcggcgcggcgggcgacACGCGCGGATTACACCCTGCCGCCGTTTGCACTCAATCAGCCTCGCAAATAGCCCCGAGCTCGACAATTAAATACACTGCTCCCAAACAATCAGCTACATGAGCGATAACAACCATCGCACCATTATCGTTATCAGCGGCCCTTCCTGatcgataaattattattgaggATGACACGCCTGTGTGACTCTCAACTACGACTTTGTGTGACTAACTTACTTACTACAACTTACTTCCTGTCATCGAACAAGGCGCCCGAGTGTTCCATTAGTATAATACCACTTTCAGAAGCCACTTCTGCGCATCGTGAACAAAATGTAAAGATGATTAATTACCTTAGGTTCAGTTTTTTGTTTCTTGGCTGGTGGCTGCGAGCTATGTGTCTCTTGCCTGGAGTCATCCGGCTCAGGTTTGGAGGTGGGTTGCGGCgtgtgcggcgcgtgcgcagcgggcgcaggcgcgggcGCGGGTGCGGGCGGGGCGCTGGCGCCGGCGGCGGCGGAGGCGCGGACGCGGCCGGCTTCGCGTCCAGCCGCGGCACCGGCGACGGACGCGGCTCCGTCTGTGgagcggcgggggcggcggctGCGCGGCGGGCgggtgcggcgcgggcggcggcgcggcgggcgggccGGGCGCGTTGGGCGGAGGAGGCACGCGCGCGACGCCGTTGACGTCGTGCGGCGGATGAGGCGCGTGTGGCGCGTGctgcgcgtgcggcgcgtggggcgcgtgcggcgcgtgcgggtGGTGGTGTTTGTCGCGGGCCTTGTCGCGCCGGTGGCCCCCGGAGCCGCGcttggcggcggcgggcggcgcggcgggcgccgTCGGCGGCGGCTTGGGCTCGCCGTTCGTCTCGTTTGACTTGACGATTTCGTGCTTGGCCTCGGAGCTCTTGGTGCCGGGCTTGGTGCGCTTGATTTTCATCTTGAGCGCGGTGCGCTGCGCGTCTGGTTCGGCGCGCGCCGCCATGCCGCCCGCCTCGTCAGTCTTCTCTA
This genomic window contains:
- the LOC119192045 gene encoding carboxypeptidase Y-like — protein: ARRLAELRPAPHAHPANFEYDDNEWDIGIGDLIIDLDADIEKTDEAGGMAARAEPDAQRTALKMKIKRTKPGTKSSEAKHEIVKSNETNGEPKPPPTAPAAPPAAAKRGSGGHRRDKARDKHHHPHAPHAPHAPHAQHAPHAPHPPHDVNGVARVPPPPNAPGPPAAPPPAPHPPAAQPPPPPLHRRSRVRRRCRGWTRSRPRPRLRRRRRQRPARTRARACARCARAAHAATHLQT